The following proteins are encoded in a genomic region of Pseudomonas sp. Os17:
- the cpaB gene encoding Flp pilus assembly protein CpaB: MSSRTFTLIALSLILGLGAAWMANNWLNARLNVGPDDNQRNVVVATVEIAFGQMVEAQQVGVVRMPKDAVPDDAFDSTDKVVGKIATFSMLRGDILRAARLAEHLGGSTLASLIEPDKRAISVRVDDVVGVGGFLLPGNRVDVLATRQTGNDGNAESKTILEDLRVLAVDQTASTDKTQPVVVRAVTLEMTPLQAEVLVKGMTAGKLQLALRNPLDNNKRPLPVEPVAMAQEAPAPVVSKPLVHRHASPEAAGITVIRGVEVNVIKAL; this comes from the coding sequence ATGAGCTCTCGCACATTCACCCTCATTGCCTTGTCCCTGATCCTGGGGTTGGGCGCGGCATGGATGGCCAACAACTGGCTCAATGCACGGCTCAATGTCGGTCCCGACGACAACCAGCGCAACGTGGTGGTGGCCACTGTCGAGATCGCCTTCGGGCAGATGGTCGAGGCCCAGCAGGTGGGAGTGGTACGCATGCCCAAGGATGCGGTTCCGGACGATGCCTTTGACTCCACCGACAAGGTGGTGGGCAAGATCGCCACCTTCTCCATGCTGCGTGGCGACATCCTGCGCGCTGCGCGCCTGGCCGAGCACCTGGGGGGCAGCACCCTGGCCTCGCTGATCGAGCCGGACAAACGTGCCATATCGGTCCGGGTGGACGATGTGGTCGGCGTCGGCGGGTTCCTGCTCCCGGGCAATCGGGTCGATGTCCTGGCCACTCGCCAGACCGGCAACGATGGCAATGCCGAATCCAAGACCATTCTGGAGGACCTGCGGGTACTGGCCGTGGACCAGACAGCCAGTACCGACAAGACCCAGCCGGTGGTGGTGCGTGCAGTGACCCTGGAGATGACACCGCTTCAGGCGGAAGTGCTGGTCAAGGGCATGACGGCGGGCAAGCTGCAACTGGCCCTGCGCAATCCACTGGATAACAACAAGCGGCCTTTGCCTGTCGAGCCGGTAGCCATGGCTCAGGAAGCGCCGGCGCCCGTAGTGAGCAAGCCGCTCGTGCATCGGCACGCGAGCCCTGAGGCCGCGGGTATCACGGTAATTCGCGGTGTCGAGGTCAATGTCATCAAGGCTCTGTAG